Genomic DNA from Peribacillus simplex:
TGGCCTACATATGAAGCGTGTGAAATCCATTCGATGAGCATGGAATTTTTAACTTGGCCATGGATGGAGCTGTTTTTCAAGGAAGATACGGAAAAGTATAAGTTTTCCCATTTAAGCGGGGCCCTCATTTTCCTCCCGTATGGGGTAGCTGTTGATGAATTTCAGCATTTTGTCTATGAAAATCCCGATGCCTCCCCCGCTGAAAGAAAGCAGGCTTGGCGTAGAATCGAGATGGAATATTTGCCACATCGCGATTATGAAGGAAATGAATTCTTGGAGAATGGCGGGTATTGGCAGCGGCAAAGCCACATTTATCAATCACCTTTCTATTATATCGACTATACATTGGCCCAGATTTGTGCTTTCCAATTCTGGAAAAGGTCGAATGAAAAAGATGAAACGGCTTGGAAGGATTATTTGAATCTGTGCCAACTTGGAGGCAGCAAGTCCTTCCTTGGTCTCGTTGAATCTGCGAATCTGAAATCCCCATTTGATGACGGTACAGTACAGTCCGTTGTAAAGGTGATAGACGAATGGCTCTCCACTGTAGATGATAAGGCATTATGAAATATTAGGCTGTATGAAACGAACGCTTGGAGATTATTCCAAGCGTTTTTTTAAACCTTTCATACGCTAGGAATTTTGGCATGAAAAGTGCTGTTAGCTCCACAGAGAAATGCATAGGGAGTTTCAGACTTCACAAATTATGAGAATGTTAGCACAGGAAAAAACAGCCGACGAAAGGAATATTGCTCGGCTTGTCTTAAATCTCTCTTCCTTACATATAAATGTAGGGAGGAGGGGAGAGCATGCTGTCAAGGTGGTCAGGGAGTTTTCAGATTGCAGCAGTTTATGTAGGCACAGTCGTCGGTGCAGGATTTGCAACTGGAAAAGAGATTGTCGAGTTTTTTACCCGTTATGGCTTTTATGGCTTTATCGGGATTTTAATAGCAGGTTATATTTTCATTTTCACTGGGACGAAAATCATGCTCATTTCCACAAGGATAAGAGCATCTTCTTATGAGGAGTTCAATCAATTTCTTTTTGGGAGGAAAGTAGCGGGAATCATCAACTTCTTTTTCCTTATCATGCTGTTAGGGGTGACGGCTGTCATGATTTCGGGTTCAGGAGCCGTTTTTGAAGAACAACTTGGCGTGCCCAAAAGTATAGGAAGCTGGTCTACGATCATACTGGCATCCTTGGTCCTGATGATGGGCATGCGGGGTGTTTTCACTGTGAACTCTTTTGTTGTACCAATCATGATCTGCTTTAGTTTGATCCTTTTTTTCTCGACTTTGGATAATGGGGATTTCTTTAAGACACTTACAAAAGTTCCTGATGAAGTGATCACCGTGAAAATGATTTTGTCACCATTTGCCTATACAGCCTTTAACCTTGCTTTGGCACAGGCTGTGCTGGTTCCGGTTGCGTATGAAGTTCGAGAGGAGAAGGTCATTAAACATGGTGCAATTCTTGGTGGGATATTCCTGACAATCATTTTATTGACGGGGCATTTTTCACTTATGACACTTCCTGACGTGAATAGATATGAAATTCCTTCAGCGGTTATTATGAGAACGGCAGCCAGTCAGTTATATTGGATGTTCATTTTGGTGATTTACGGGGAGATATTCACTTCGGTCATCGGAAACATATATGGATTACAGAGGCAAATCAGCAATTATATTAAATTGCCAAGCATGTTGATCATAGCGGTGATTTTTTTAATAGCTTTGATCATCAGTGAATTCGGATATGGAAGGTTACTAGGATATATTTATCCGGTTTTTGGATACATAAGCCTCCTTTTTTTAATATTGGTCTGGAAAAGCAAGGCGGGGAAGGAGTAATGAAGAACGGAGGGCCTGCCCTTAGCCCTCCGTATCCGGGTATAATGAATGTTCACCTTTTCATCAGCGTCTTTGCCATCTCTAGAAAAGCATCCCGGTAATCTCTATCTTTTTTCGTGAATATAGTTAAGCGGACGGGTGATTTTTCATCCTTGAGCAATATGGAAGTGATCACATCATCGCCGCTTTCCACTTCAAAGCCCGTTCCGCCCTCGACATCAAGTGAAGGATCGCTAATTGTTTCTGAAATGCTTTTCAGCTGGGCTTGAACATTTTTTTCCACCTCATCCCAATTGACATCCGCCTTCAACAATTCGATTCTCATATAAATGGAGTCATCTTCAGTCAGGAACACAATATCCTTTCCTGGTTCTTCGGCACTTAACCTGAATTGTTGCAAAACATAAAGGCTGAACGGTTGATTATCACTTTTTTTTAGGAAAGCTGTTTTTTCTTTTGCTTCCCCGTTAATTGTATACCGCAGGTTTTGCTCCATCAGTCTTACTTTGTTATCACTTCGGTTATTGTAATTATCTTCTTGAGAAATATTGCCTTCGTTCCCCTCTTTTACTGAGTCTTCCTGTGGCTCATCTGCATTTTTGTCTGTGGTCGTACCGCAGCCAGTCAGAAGAAAAGCGGCGAATGTGGCACAGCCAATATAACGTGTCCAACTAGTCATGTTTTCCCTCATCTTTCTGATAGAAATTCCAATCTCAATTTGGTTATACCTGCATCACATACAGGTGCTTTGCCCTTTAATGAATTAGACGGAATGAAATGGAAATGGTTACAAAAAGCGGGAGAATCAATTCGCAAGTTTGCGATAAAGTGAAAAACGGGATGGTCATCTAGTAACCATCCCGTTTGAGTACATTGAATTATCCTATGATTTTATAATTTTTATGGTTGACGACGGTTTTCTGTTCAAGTTCCAAATCACGATAATTTTCCATATACGTGACGTCCACGATTACTGAGTTCTCGTTCACTTTCTCGACGATTCCTTTTAAGCCTTCTCTAAATTCAATGATATTTCCAACTTCCGCTTTCTTCATGGTAATCATCCTTTCCCATTTTGTTTCCAATGATCAAAAAGTAACTATGGAGTAATTGGATTATTCGAACATCTTGCGGTTTAGATTTTGACGTGGGAAGTGCTAGTAAGAGAAAAAGTTATCTCTTATGTCGGTACAGTAAGCTAAACTTTTAAAGGAAGGTACGATTTCTTGTAATGGAGCAGCTGTAATGATGTGGCATAATTTGGTAAATGTTGCGAACGCAGTTATACGTACCAGTATGTAAATCTATGTACAATAAATGCCAATCATTTTACAGTATGATATTTTACTATACAGTTTGCACTATTTTAAAGCATTCGTAAAGAAATATGTAGCAGTGGACATCAAAAAGTTCTGGAATTATATTAAGTGGCAAGCTTATGTTAAAATTAAAACGGAATTTCTCCTGTAGAAATGAAGGAACATTTGATAATTAAGGAGGATAATCTTATGAATGCAGAAGAAGCAAAAGATGTACTCGATAAACTGGCAAATCGGGAAATGGATGAATTCAGGATAACCAAAGAAGAATTTTTACCTTTTCGTGAGGTTCTTGTTAAAAGGGAAGACTTTAAACATTTTCGGGGGAATGCTCAACATAACGGTGTGATAATTTATACGTATTTAGAAGAAGCGAGAAGTTAATGTATATTTTTGGGGTGGCTCATGATTGAGCCACCCTTATTCATTATCGAAAAATCAATTGTTTCCTTAATTTATTTAAAGCGGACCTTCTCCATGATTTGACGGCTGCGGTAGTAACTTGATATACCTCAGCAATTTCAGTGACCGTTTTATTCTCCAAGTACGTCTGTAAAAGCCAGCGTTGCTGATTCAGTGTCAATCCATCCGTGTAGGTTAAGATATTATCGATGGCAAAGGCCTCATCGTGTATTGAAAGTGGATCTTTAATGTCTAGTATGAAGGAATCAAATGGTTCGGTGTGGGCTTCATATTTATGGTGGTGCTTTAATTCGTTCAGAATTTTGCCTTTGATTACCGTAAAGGCATAGTTGGAGAACTGACCGTATTCCTCATTGAATTTCCCATATGACTCCCATAAAGCAATCAATCCTATTTGAAAATATTCTTCCTTATTTTTATAGATGGAAAGTGAGCGGATGATATGATGGATCATCGGCGTGAATTCAGACGTTAGTGCTGAGAAATCTTCCATTAAGCAAGCCACCTTTAGAAAGTGCACTTTCCTGTATTCCCGGGTGCTTCTAACATAAATAAATCGTTCGGCTAAAGCCAACTGGCATAACGGGTAAATGAAAGGAATAAAAAGTGGGTTTTAACGGGATTAACGACGAACTTATTAAAAGGAAAAGGAAGATTCAATTGAACTTAAAAGAGGGGAGGCCCAAATGAAAAACACATCCTTAGATTGGATGTGTTTTTCATTTAATGTAAATCCATATATCATGGGGAGGTATTCAGTTTGTCGACAAAAGGGATTTATGAAATCACTTAAACGATTATTTGAGGGTTTGTAAAAGGAACGTTGATTTCCACTCCAAGCACTCGCTTTCCGCGGGCGGTCCGGGAGCCTCCTCGGCGCTTTTTCGCCTGTGGGGTCTCCCTTGGACGCGCTTTTCTAAGCAGGAGTCTCGTACCATCCGTTCCAATCAACTGGACTCATCCCAAACCAAGTTTGAGACCAGCTTATCTTCAATGGTTTTTCTGTGATCCTCATTTGATTGAAGAAATTTGCGACACTTTTGCCGAAAAACTGGCTAGCCGAGACCCTCTAAATGCTTGCTTTGATGAGGCTCGGCAGACAGGGAGCGGGTTTCTGAAATCAAGCCGGAGCTTTTTTAAATAAAAAAACTGCAGGCAAACGGATCTCTTTTAAGTTCCCTTAAACGTTCTTAATTGCGATTTCCGAAGCGGGCATACTATTAACCATTGTATTTGTTAACTTTGCGATTTTCGGAATCCAGCATCCTGTGCGTCTTGTTCGGTACAAAACATTTCTTCCGGTTTGGTTATTTCATAATATTGGTCCGAAGGAATGTGATATATTTTGTTGCCTTTAGAGTTAATATTCCCTTTAATTTGCGGGTTACTGCAAGATGCAGTTGGCATTTCCACTGAAGCTTCCATGGACTTCGAATCATCAAACCCCTTTGAAGTTGCATAGTTTTCAATTGACCAAATACCGATTTCGTCTTTTTGGGCTTGTTTCTGAATACTCTCCAATTCATCTAGATATTTCGTGTTCGGTGCATAAACATAGGCTACCCTGGCCAGTCCTTTTTCAAGCAGGAGTTTATTCACCATTTTACCGTCAACATAAAAATAGGCCAGCAGCCTGCCATATTTATCTCTTTCACCTATGCCGGTTTCTACTTCCACTTCAGAACCCGCTGGCATTAGTTCCTTGGTGAATTTGCTTGCTTCAGGTCCAAAAGGCTGAACGGGCTTGGATGGGTGCACGGTTTCTGGAGTATCTACCAAAAGGAGCCTGACCGTTTCTTCATTTCCATTAGCCATTTTGATTTTTACTGTATCTCCGTCAACAACTTTAATGATCTCGGCTGTGAATGTCTTGCCTTTTTCTTCATTTGAAGAACCCGCACTGGATCGGATGCCTTCGTTGGAAATTGACTCTTCCTGTTTGGATTGATTAATTAGGTTATCTGATGCAGCTTGGCAGCCAGACAACGTGATCAGGCAAAGTGCAGTCAGGAGAAAAACATTCAGATAAGATTGTATTAAGGAATTTCCGCTCATGATAAGTCCCTCCATTTATTTAGGTGTTTTCCACGTCCGTCATGGATATATTCGGCAGGAATAATACTAACCTATAAAAAAGGGAAAGAAAATGAAAATCATTGAAATTTTTTCATGCATCGCTACCTCATATCGTGATAGTTTCTTATAATGATATGGTGGAGCAAGGGAGGCAGGCGTGTAAAATGATATTTAGGCTTGAAAATATTAGGTATAAAGGGATTTTGAAAATTGATGATTTGAGAATATCCGCTTGTATGGTTACTTGCTTGACCGGGGAAAGCGGTGCAGGGAAAACCTCACTGCTCCGATTATTGAACAGGATGGATGACCCGGATAGCGGTTCGATCTATTATCAGGATCAGTTGCTGGATGAATTCAACCCGATAGAGCTCCGGCGTAAAGTCACAATGCTTTCTCAGTCACCGTTCACTTTACCGGGTACGATTGAAGAAAACCTACAGCTTGGCCTGGAATTGACAGAACGGAAAAAAAAGGATAAAGCCGAATTGGTTAAAGCACTTGAAACCGTCCAGTTGCAGAAGCCTTTAGACGAAGGGGCGGAGAATCTTTCGGGCGGGGAGAAACAGAGGCTGGCACTGGCGAGGTTACTTTTATTGAAACCTGAGGTGTATTTACTGGATGAGCCGACTTCAGCTCTTGATGAAGAAGCCGAACTGACGGTCATGAGCCGTTTTTTAGAAGAAGTGAAGCGGGAAAAAGGAACAGTCATCATGATAACCCATTCAAAACAGCTTGCGGAAATATGTGCTGAAAAGAGGATCGTTCTGAAAAAGGCGAAGGAGGGTGACTATTAATGGAAGCGAATGGGATAATAGATATTGAGTTCTGGCGTCTCTGTGCAGCCTACGTCTTTGTAGTAATTCTGCTCATAATCGTGAAATGGCGGGGGATTTCACGGGAAAAGCAAATCATGCTCGCTACGGTACGGATGACTGTGCAGCTCATTCTCGCCGGATATGTTCTGACATATATCTTTGAAAATCCCCACCCTTTACTTTCTTTAGGATTTTTATGTGCGATGGCCCTGTTTTCCATCCATAATATTTTTAAGCAAGTGCCTTATACAATTAATAAGAAAATCAAAAGGATGGTTATCCTAAGTATGTTGTCAGGACCCATGGCGGCCTTGTTTTATTTTAATGTGGTTGTCATCCATTTCACGCCGTGGTATGAGCCGAGGTATTTCATTCCAATTGCAGGGATGATCGTTGGGAATGCCATGACTGGAGTGACATTGGCGCTTAAAAACCTTCATGATGGGATTAGCAGTAATCGTGAAAAGGTGGAAGCGATGTTGATGCTTGGAGCGACTCCAGCGAGGGCTGTGAAGAAATATGTGGATGCTGCATTCGACTCCGCAGTGCTCCCGACTTTGAACAATATGCTCGGGATGGGGATTATCTTCCTTCCAGGAATGATGACAGGGCAAATCCTGTCGGGGATAAGCCCGCTCATCGCTATTGAATACCAGATTGCGATAATAATCGGGATTCTCGGAAGTGTTTCATTAACGGTGGTCCTTTTCATTATGCTGAGTTTCAGGGCATTTTTTACCAAAAATGCACAGTTATCCATTTAATCATTGAAGAATCTGAAAAGTAATAGTTGCAGTTCCATCCATATTTTTGTACTATTTTGTAGGTACCAATAGTTTTGGTTTGTTTGTTGGGAATGATAATGCTATCCTGATAAGGAAAAGGGCATTTCTTTTTTCATTTCTTTTCTGAGTGGATGGAGAACCCCCCTTACATAACCTATTTTTGTTAATTTATCTTAAAGGAGATTGATTTATATGGTAGAAAAAACATTTACAGTAACTGCAGAAACAGGAATTCACGCTCGTCCGGCTACATTGCTTGTACAAGCTGCAGGAAAATTTGATTCAGAAATAAACCTTTCTTATAAAGAAAAAAAAGTGAACCTTAAGTCCATTATGGGTGTAATGTCACTGGGTATTGGCCAAGGTGCGGAAATTACGATTTCTGCTGAAGGAAGCGATGAAAATGATGCACTAAATACACTTGCTGAAACGTTGAACAGAGAAGGATTAGCAGAATAATGTCCACTTTGATTAGTGGAATAGCAGCTTCAAACGGAATAGCCATCGCTAAAGCCTATCGACTGACAGAGCCAGATTTATCGATTGAAAAAAGAAGCATAGAAGATGTCGGGGCGGAAATATCCCGTTTTAAGGAAGCTATTCAAAAGTCAACAAATGAATTGGAGATAATCAGGGATAAAGCCGAAAAGGATTTAGGGGCCGATAAAGCCGCTATCTTTGACGCACACCTTCTTGTTTTGGCTGATCCGGAACTTATAACTCCCATTCAGGATAAAATTCAATCAGAAAGCGTCAACGCTGAGTTTTCCTTAAATGAAACCGCAAGCATGTTCATTACGATGTTTGAACAAATGGATAATGAATACATGAAGGAACGGGCAGCGGATATCCGTGACGTGACGAAACGGGTGCTGTCGCATCTTTTAGGTGTTCATATTCCAAATCCAAGCATGATTGCTGAAGAAGTGATCATCATTGCGGAGGATTTGACTCCATCCGATACAGCACAGTTGAATCCGGCATACGTCAAAGGATTTACGACCGATATCGGTGGACGGACATCCCATTCAGCCATAATGGCACGTTCATTGGAAATTCCAGCAGTCGTTGGAGCAAAATCAGTGACCTCATCCATTGAAAATGGTGACTTGGTCATTATTGACGGGCTAAAAGGTGAAGTGCACATAAATCCTACTCCTGAACTCGTGAAACGCTACGAAGAGGAGCAGGAAGCCTATGCCATGCAAAAGGCTGAGTGGGCTAAACTGGTTCATGAACAAACTGTTACAAATGATGGCCATCATGTGGAATTGGCTGCAAATATTGGTACTCCAAAAGATCTGGATGGCGTTCATCAAAATGGCGGAGAAGGCATCGGGTTATATCGTACGGAATTTCTTTATATGGGCAGAAATGACTTTCCAAGTGAAGAAGAGCAGTTCGAGGCATACAAAGCGGTGCTGGAAGGTATGTCAGGTAAGCCTGTAGTCGTCAGAACGCTTGACATTGGCGGAGATAAGGAGTTGCCTTATTTAGAGCTTCCTAAGGAAATGAATCCTTTTCTTGGATACCGTGCGATTCGCCTTTGCTTAAATGAGCAGGGGATTTTCCGGACTCAGCTCCGTGCCCTGCTTCGCGCAAGCATTTATGGGGATTTGAAAATCATGTTCCCGATGATTGCCACACTAGCTGAATTCCGCGAGGCTAAAGCCGTCTTGGCTGAAGTTAGGCAGGAATTGCTTGATAATGGCATTCAAGTTGCCGAAAAAATTGAAGTCGGAATTATGGTTGAAATCCCTTCAACTGCAGTGATGGCTGATATATTTGCTAAGGAAGTCGATTTCTTCAGCATAGGCACTAACGACTTGATTCAGTATACGATGGCCGCTGACCGAATGAATGAGAGAGTATCTTATTTATATCAACCGTATAACCCAGCGATTTTACGCCTGGTTAAAATGGTCATAGATGCCGCTCATAAAGAAGGGAAATGGGCCGGGATGTGTGGGGAAATGGCTGGAGATGAAATTGCCATACCGATTTTGATCGGATTGGGTCTTGATGAATTCTCAATGAGTGCCACCTCGATTTTAAAAGCACGTTCTTTAATTAGCCAACTTTCGCTTGAAGAGATGAAAAAACTATCTCAGGAAGTTTTAGGGTTGGATACGAATGATAATGTGAAAGAAGCGGTAATTAACGCTTTGAAGAAATAGAAAAAATGAGAAAAAATGGCACCCCATCCACAGAATCCCCGGATGGGGTGCTTTCATGTAATTTTTGCTTGGACATTCAAGAAAAAATGTTTATTGCACCAAAATGGGGGTAAATAAAAAGCAAGCACAGTTGTTTAGCTCTATTAGGGCAGTTGACATTCTCATTTCCCCCTTTGACGCCGGTTGGGTTATCCAACCGGCAATTTTTTTTGTGACCGCTGGATATAAAAAATCACAAGAATGATTATTCAGATTTTTCACTTTTCGAATATGGCGATATAATGGAATTATAGATTAGAGAATATGGAGGTCATGATAAAATATGGAATTACATTTGGAAAAGAAAAATGCATTGATCTTAGCCTCAAGTCAAGGTTTGGGGAAGGCCATGGCAGCTGAATTGGTTAAAGAAGGCGCAAATGTCATGCTAGCCAGCCGTGATGGAGAAAAACTTGCCGCCGTGCAAAGGGAAATATCACAGCTTGGGGCGGGTAAAGTTGCTTTTATGGTAACGGATATAACAAAAGCTGAAGATATTAAAAGCTTGGTTAGGCAAACTGCTGAAGAGTTCGGAGGTATCGATATTCTTATTAATAACGCCGGAGGTCCTCCAGGGGGTTCATTTACAGATTTCAATGACGAAGAATGGCAACAATCTTTCGAACTTAATTTACTAAGCTTCATAAGGACGATCCGCGAGAGCTTGCCACATTTAAAAAAACAGGGCGGGAAAATCGTTAATATCGCTTCTTCATCCATTAAGGAACCGATTCCGGGATTGATCCTATCGAATACATTCCGGACTGCAATCGTTGGATTGTCAAAGACGTTAGCTTCAGAATTAGCACCAGACCGGATATTGATCAATACAGTTGGACCAGGAAGAATCGCTACGGACCGTGTTCAGCACCTTGATAAATTAAATGCAGAGAAACAAGGCGTCACTACTGAGGAGATGACTGAACAATCCATTAACAAAATCCCTCTTGGCCGTTATGGGGAACCCGAGGAATTTGCAAAGTTCGTTACTTTCCTTGTTTCAGGTGCCAATACATATTTAACGGGGCAGTCCTACTTAGTTGACGGAGGAATGATAAAGTCCATTTAAGGATTTTTGAAACAAAATGATTGGGAGGAATCTGAAGTGATGCAATCGAACAAAGTGATCGGCTTCATAGGTTTAGGAGTTATGGGAAAAAGTATGGCCGCAAATCTCCTTAAGGCGGGATATGAGGTATTTGTTTATACAAGGACGAAAGATAAGGCAAGTGAACTGCTCTCACAGGGCGCGAAGTGGGCATCTTCACCAAAGGAAATTGCTCAGAAAGCTAATGTGATCATTTCCATGGTAGGATACCCTAGTGATGTGGAAGAAATCTATCTTGGGGAAAATGGGCTTATCGAGAACGGGAAACAAGGTACCCATTTAATCGATATGACGACCTCCACTCCGACTTTGGCAGTGAAAATAGCGGAGGAAGCCAAGAAAAGAGGCATGGAATCATTGGATGCACCGGTTTCCGGAGGAGATATCGGTGCCCGTGATGCAAAGCTTACGATCATGGTCGGCGGGTCTAGTGAGGCATTTGAAGCGGTCAGGCCCATTTTTGATATCATTGGCAGCAATGTTGTCCATCAAGGCCCGGCTGGTTCGGGACAGCATACGAAAATGTGCAATCAAATCGCCATTGCATCTAATATGATCGGAGTGACTGAAGCGATTTCCTATGCCCAAAAGGCGGGGTTGGATCCGGAACGGGTATTAAGAAGCATATCATCGGGTTCTGCCGGAAGCTGGTCACTGTCCAATCTTGTGCCGCGGATGGTTGAAGGGGATTTTGAACCTGGTTTTTATATCAAGCATTTTATCAAGGATATGAAGATTGCACTTAATGAAGCGGAAAGAATGGGAATGGACGCTCCTGGATTAAGCCTAAGCAAATCCCTATATGAGGGGCTGGCAGAAGCTGGCGAGGAAAATAGCGGTACACAGGCGTTATATAAACATTATAATTAAGTGCTAGCATTTCTTTACCATGAATAAGCTGATAGCGACAGCCTTTACAAAAAGGAGTGAAAGCTATGGGCGAATTCGATGATATCGATATGAAGTTTCAGGAATTAGAAGATGGGCGATATATTGTAAGGATTGAAGGCTTTAAACGAGAAAAAACCATTCATCAAACAAAGCCCATTCGTTGGGATCTGAAATTAATGAATGAAAGTCCGCTAATCTTGCCGGTGAAATTCAGTCATATCGAAACGAATGCCGGTTTTCAGATCCTGATGCGCGAATTGAAGAGTTTAGGTTTTTCAAAGCCTCGCTCCG
This window encodes:
- a CDS encoding SDR family oxidoreductase, giving the protein MELHLEKKNALILASSQGLGKAMAAELVKEGANVMLASRDGEKLAAVQREISQLGAGKVAFMVTDITKAEDIKSLVRQTAEEFGGIDILINNAGGPPGGSFTDFNDEEWQQSFELNLLSFIRTIRESLPHLKKQGGKIVNIASSSIKEPIPGLILSNTFRTAIVGLSKTLASELAPDRILINTVGPGRIATDRVQHLDKLNAEKQGVTTEEMTEQSINKIPLGRYGEPEEFAKFVTFLVSGANTYLTGQSYLVDGGMIKSI
- a CDS encoding sigma-70 family RNA polymerase sigma factor; the encoded protein is MEDFSALTSEFTPMIHHIIRSLSIYKNKEEYFQIGLIALWESYGKFNEEYGQFSNYAFTVIKGKILNELKHHHKYEAHTEPFDSFILDIKDPLSIHDEAFAIDNILTYTDGLTLNQQRWLLQTYLENKTVTEIAEVYQVTTAAVKSWRRSALNKLRKQLIFR
- the ptsP gene encoding phosphoenolpyruvate--protein phosphotransferase, which gives rise to MSTLISGIAASNGIAIAKAYRLTEPDLSIEKRSIEDVGAEISRFKEAIQKSTNELEIIRDKAEKDLGADKAAIFDAHLLVLADPELITPIQDKIQSESVNAEFSLNETASMFITMFEQMDNEYMKERAADIRDVTKRVLSHLLGVHIPNPSMIAEEVIIIAEDLTPSDTAQLNPAYVKGFTTDIGGRTSHSAIMARSLEIPAVVGAKSVTSSIENGDLVIIDGLKGEVHINPTPELVKRYEEEQEAYAMQKAEWAKLVHEQTVTNDGHHVELAANIGTPKDLDGVHQNGGEGIGLYRTEFLYMGRNDFPSEEEQFEAYKAVLEGMSGKPVVVRTLDIGGDKELPYLELPKEMNPFLGYRAIRLCLNEQGIFRTQLRALLRASIYGDLKIMFPMIATLAEFREAKAVLAEVRQELLDNGIQVAEKIEVGIMVEIPSTAVMADIFAKEVDFFSIGTNDLIQYTMAADRMNERVSYLYQPYNPAILRLVKMVIDAAHKEGKWAGMCGEMAGDEIAIPILIGLGLDEFSMSATSILKARSLISQLSLEEMKKLSQEVLGLDTNDNVKEAVINALKK
- a CDS encoding phosphocarrier protein HPr, with the protein product MVEKTFTVTAETGIHARPATLLVQAAGKFDSEINLSYKEKKVNLKSIMGVMSLGIGQGAEITISAEGSDENDALNTLAETLNREGLAE
- a CDS encoding YkvI family membrane protein, which gives rise to MLSRWSGSFQIAAVYVGTVVGAGFATGKEIVEFFTRYGFYGFIGILIAGYIFIFTGTKIMLISTRIRASSYEEFNQFLFGRKVAGIINFFFLIMLLGVTAVMISGSGAVFEEQLGVPKSIGSWSTIILASLVLMMGMRGVFTVNSFVVPIMICFSLILFFSTLDNGDFFKTLTKVPDEVITVKMILSPFAYTAFNLALAQAVLVPVAYEVREEKVIKHGAILGGIFLTIILLTGHFSLMTLPDVNRYEIPSAVIMRTAASQLYWMFILVIYGEIFTSVIGNIYGLQRQISNYIKLPSMLIIAVIFLIALIISEFGYGRLLGYIYPVFGYISLLFLILVWKSKAGKE
- a CDS encoding thermonuclease family protein → MSGNSLIQSYLNVFLLTALCLITLSGCQAASDNLINQSKQEESISNEGIRSSAGSSNEEKGKTFTAEIIKVVDGDTVKIKMANGNEETVRLLLVDTPETVHPSKPVQPFGPEASKFTKELMPAGSEVEVETGIGERDKYGRLLAYFYVDGKMVNKLLLEKGLARVAYVYAPNTKYLDELESIQKQAQKDEIGIWSIENYATSKGFDDSKSMEASVEMPTASCSNPQIKGNINSKGNKIYHIPSDQYYEITKPEEMFCTEQDAQDAGFRKSQS
- a CDS encoding ABC transporter permease, with product MEANGIIDIEFWRLCAAYVFVVILLIIVKWRGISREKQIMLATVRMTVQLILAGYVLTYIFENPHPLLSLGFLCAMALFSIHNIFKQVPYTINKKIKRMVILSMLSGPMAALFYFNVVVIHFTPWYEPRYFIPIAGMIVGNAMTGVTLALKNLHDGISSNREKVEAMLMLGATPARAVKKYVDAAFDSAVLPTLNNMLGMGIIFLPGMMTGQILSGISPLIAIEYQIAIIIGILGSVSLTVVLFIMLSFRAFFTKNAQLSI
- a CDS encoding NAD(P)-dependent oxidoreductase: MKQNDWEESEVMQSNKVIGFIGLGVMGKSMAANLLKAGYEVFVYTRTKDKASELLSQGAKWASSPKEIAQKANVIISMVGYPSDVEEIYLGENGLIENGKQGTHLIDMTTSTPTLAVKIAEEAKKRGMESLDAPVSGGDIGARDAKLTIMVGGSSEAFEAVRPIFDIIGSNVVHQGPAGSGQHTKMCNQIAIASNMIGVTEAISYAQKAGLDPERVLRSISSGSAGSWSLSNLVPRMVEGDFEPGFYIKHFIKDMKIALNEAERMGMDAPGLSLSKSLYEGLAEAGEENSGTQALYKHYN
- a CDS encoding ABC transporter ATP-binding protein — encoded protein: MFRLENIRYKGILKIDDLRISACMVTCLTGESGAGKTSLLRLLNRMDDPDSGSIYYQDQLLDEFNPIELRRKVTMLSQSPFTLPGTIEENLQLGLELTERKKKDKAELVKALETVQLQKPLDEGAENLSGGEKQRLALARLLLLKPEVYLLDEPTSALDEEAELTVMSRFLEEVKREKGTVIMITHSKQLAEICAEKRIVLKKAKEGDY
- a CDS encoding YkvS family protein; the encoded protein is MKKAEVGNIIEFREGLKGIVEKVNENSVIVDVTYMENYRDLELEQKTVVNHKNYKIIG